A genomic segment from Melanotaenia boesemani isolate fMelBoe1 chromosome 9, fMelBoe1.pri, whole genome shotgun sequence encodes:
- the rab4b gene encoding ras-related protein Rab-4B, translated as MSETYDFLFKFLVIGSAGTGKSCLLHQFIENKFKQDSNHTIGVEFGSRVVNVGGKTVKLQIWDTAGQERFRSVTRSYYRGAAGALLVYDITSRETYNALTNWLTDARTLASPNIVIILCGNKKDLDADREVTFLEASRFAQENELMFLETSALTGENVEEGFLKCARTILNKIDSGELDPERMGSGIQYGDASLRQLRQPRGTTAQNKQQCNC; from the exons ACTTCCTGTTCAAGTTTTTGGTAATTGGCAGTGCTGGGACGGGGAAATCCTGCCTCCTCCACCAGTTCATTGAGAACAAGT TTAAACAGGACTCCAACCACACCATTGGTGTAGAGTTTGGTTCCAGGGTCGTCAACGTTGGTGGGAAAACAGTCAAACTGCAGATCTGGGACACTGCTGGGCAGGAGCGATTCCG GTCTGTGACACGTAGCTACtacagaggagcagcaggagcacTTCTTGTGTATGATATTACCAG CCGAGAGACATATAATGCCCTGACCAATTGGCTAACAGATGCACGGACACTAGCGAGCCCCAACATTGTTATTATCCTGTGTGGCAACAAGAAAGACCTGGATGCAGACAGAGAGGTGACTTTCCTGGAAGCTTCACGCTTCGCTCAGGAGAACG AACTCATGTTTTTAGAGACAAGTGCTCTGACAGGTGAAAATGTTGAGGAGGGGTTCCTGAAATGTGCTCGCACCATCCTCAATAAGATAGACTCAG GAGAGCTGGACCCAGAGAGGATGGGCTCCGGTATCCAGTATGGTGATGCATCACTGAGGCAGCTGCGTCAGCCAAGAGGCACGACAGCACAGAATAAACAGCAGTGTAATTGCTAG